Proteins from one Periplaneta americana isolate PAMFEO1 chromosome 6, P.americana_PAMFEO1_priV1, whole genome shotgun sequence genomic window:
- the LOC138702297 gene encoding cuticle protein 19-like, translating to MQQTKALPFIAIVAALLAAVVAFPGHSTEDYHYEHPKYKFEYAVHDPHTGDVKEQWESRDGDAVKGSYSLKEADGGTRTVEYHADKHNGFFAVVKKAGGHSKPEITYHGAKPHY from the exons ATGCAGCAGACTAAG GCTCTTCCATTCATTGCCATCGTGGCGGCCCTGCTAGCTGCAGTAGTTGCCTTCCCTGGCCATTCGACAGAAGACTatcattat GAGCATCCCAAATACAAGTTCGAATACGCCGTGCATGACCCACATACCGGTGACGTCAAGGAACAGTGGGAGTCCAGGGATGGAGACGCAGTGAAAGGATCTTACAGTCTGAAGGAAGCTGATGGAGGAACCCGCACCGTGGAGTACCACGCCGACAAACACAACGGTTTCTTCGCCGTCGTCAAGAAAGCTGGAGGACACTCCAAACCTGAGATCACTTACCACGGAGCCAAACCTCATTATTAA
- the LOC138702299 gene encoding cuticle protein 19-like isoform X3, giving the protein MQQTKVLPFIAVLVVLMAAANAFPGYLVDDNHYEHPQYKFEYAVHDPHTGDVKEQWESRNGDAVKGSYSLKEADGGTRIVEYHADKHNGFVAVVKKAGGHSKQEITYHGAKPHY; this is encoded by the exons ATGCAGCAGACTAAG GTTCTTCCATTCATTGCCGTCTTGGTGGTTCTGATGGCAGCAGCAAATGCTTTCCCTGGATATTTAGTAGATGACaatcattat gAGCATCCCCAGTACAAGTTCGAGTACGCAGTTCATGACCCACATACCGGTGACGTCAAGGAACAGTGGGAGTCCAGGAATGGAGACGCAGTGAAGGGATCTTACAGTCTGAAGGAAGCTGATGGAGGAACCCGCATCGTGGAGTACCACGCCGACAAACACAACGGTTTCGTCGCCGTCGTCAAGAAAGCTGGAGGACACTCCAAACAGGAGATCACTTACCACGGAGCCAAACCTCattattaa
- the LOC138702298 gene encoding cuticle protein 19-like, with translation MQQTKTLPFIAIVAALLAAVAAFPGNSAEDHHYEHPKYKFEYEVHDPHTGDVKEQWESRDGDAVKGSYSLKEADGGTRTVEYHADKHNGFVAVVKKAGGHSKPEITYHGAKPHY, from the exons ATGCAGCAGACTAAG acTCTTCCATTCATTGCCATCGTGGCGGCCCTGCTAGCTGCAGTAGCTGCCTTTCCTGGCAATTCGGCAGAAGACCatcattat GAACATCCTAAATACAAGTTCGAGTACGAAGTTCATGACCCACATACCGGTGACGTCAAGGAACAGTGGGAGTCCAGGGATGGAGACGCAGTGAAGGGATCTTACAGTCTGAAGGAAGCTGATGGAGGAACCCGCACCGTGGAGTACCACGCCGACAAACACAACGGTTTCGTCGCCGTCGTCAAGAAAGCTGGAGGACACTCCAAACCTGAGATCACTTACCACGGAGCCAAACCTCATTATTAA